CCCAGAGCTCACGCGCCTCTGCAACAAGTATGGCCTCGACGCGACATTCATGGGGCACCAAAAaggcaagcgcctcgcctcGATGTttgcgtcgagcagcatcTTTGCATTCCCGTCCTTCACCGAGACCTTTGGCCaggtcgtgctcgaggcgctcgcttCGGGCCTGCCGGTCGTCGGTCTCCACGCCGAGGGCACGTCGGACCTCGTCTGCCACGGCATCACGGGTCTCCTGATggacgtgcagcgcgtcctgACCTTTTCGTCATcgtccgcgcgcgcgtcggcagTCGCTGCACGCActgccgcctcgccgggcCGCGAGCGCTCGGGCTTTAGCGCACTGACCCCGCGCTCGCCCcagcgcacctcgtcgatcccgtcgagcggcgcggtgccggTCGCAGCTTCGAGCACGCTCAAGCCGGGCCTCCCCACGCCCATCCTCTCGGTGAAAGAGTTTGCGGCGGCGATGGCCCAGGGATCGACCTCATTCCCCCAATGCGCACAGGCCTACAGcatcctgctcgagcgcctgatccgcgaccgcacgctgcgcgcgaccaTGGGacagcgcgcgcagcagtACGCCGCGAACAAGACTTGGTGGGACGCGATGGACGCCCCGGTGCGTGGCTACGAGCAGGTgattgcgcgccgcggcaagTCGAACCTCACCGAcacggagctcgaggcgctgcggaatgcgcagcgccgcatcctTCCCCTCACCGGCCCGATCGTCAAGACGATCGTCGCACTGTACCTTGCCCTTTTTGTTGCGCTTTGGACGTGGCTGTTGTGAGGCCCTCACCTTTGTACTATCAGTGTTTCGTAGATTTATCTGCTAAACTATCGCCTGGGTCCTTTGACATGGCTAaacacgtcgagcgccgaaGGCTTCTTGGCCACGGGCTGCACACCGTGGCGCGCgttgcgcgcacgctctttttcgcgctgcagcttcTCGCGCAGGGCGGTGGTGTTGGCGTCGACAACGTTTTGGCGTTTCTTGCGCAGGTAGCGCTTCATCGCACTGTTGCGGCCACGCGCCTTGTTCTTTTCTTTCGCGACGCCTTTGGCGGGGGCGGCCGCACGGTcgtacgcgccgtcgaggtcgtcgtccgcctcgtcctccatcgcctcgtcgagctgcagacgctgcgcgcgcgtcaGGCGAGCATAGGGCGTGCCGTcggctgcgcgcggcacacggtcgccgccgcgcgccgccacgaTCGGCTGGTCGGCCCGCGACGCCTTCGTGTCGAGCTGGCCCACCACGTCGGGGTCGACCGTGATCATCTCCGGCTGGATCTTGTCCAGCAggctgcgcacctcgcgctcgcgacggcgcgtctTGGACTCGTAGGggtccgcctcgctcgagtcAAACGTCGGTTCACCGGCGCCAGGCACCAGCAGGCTCGAAAAGCCATTCGCATGGCCCACGCCAAGCACATCCTCGTACGGACAAAAGCGCACTTGGAGCGGCATCAGCTGGGGGAAGTTGTGGGAGAGGTAGGGGCCGGGTGGCGCattgccgagcggcgcttggGTATTGTATAAACTCACATGGCTGCCCCAGcccacgccgagcaggccacGCTGCGAATAGGCGACGTCGCTCGCAGGGCGCCGCGTCACCCACTCGCGGCGGGGGCCTTTGCCGAGCATGCGCATGTCCCACACCTTGACGTGGCCGTCCAGGCCGCTGGTCACCATCTCGCGGCCGCCTTCGTGCGCATTGATCGCAATGCCAGACACGGggccgcggtgcgcaagcaTCTTGACCGCGGGCGTCGACAGATTCGGCGTCCAGAGCGTCACGGTACCGTTCGCATGGCCCAGGTGGATCACGGCCGTAAGCGGGTTTTGTGCcatcgtcgcgcacgaACCAAGACCGGTGCGGTGCGAAgcgacgagctggccgGTCGACGTGTCCTGGTACTTGAGGTAGCCGGGCTTGCCGATCGTCGCGAGGAGAAAGTGGTAGGGCAAAAACTCGAGGCGGTTCACCTCGATATGGTCCTTCAGGCGGTGGATCTCGATGCCGCTCTGGTCGTAAATATAGCAGTATTTCttttgcgcagcagcaaaGAAGGAGTGGTCGTGCAGCCAgcacacgtcgcgcaccgtTTCGCGCACTTGGATCTCGCACGAAAGCTTGCCACTCTGCCAGTCAAACGCAGCAAGGTGGCCTttgcggccgccgagaaGCAGGTGACGG
The Malassezia japonica chromosome 2, complete sequence genome window above contains:
- the utp7 gene encoding putative U3 small nucleolar RNA-associated protein 7 (BUSCO:EOG09261UMG; EggNog:ENOG503NU5B; COG:A), with amino-acid sequence MAGKDRRKGGKHSDEALKLQENSIARSTRIPVSLQQSTPEETLGMRPPKSLSNIKDKKLRSDLSKQYLSRKRAEKHAELADTYLHGAVPGEDAGMIEVDDEMERTARVTQAQIQSEVGVETARKGFDLNLGGSRGVPSLGPYRCDYTRNGRHLLLGGRKGHLAAFDWQSGKLSCEIQVRETVRDVCWLHDHSFFAAAQKKYCYIYDQSGIEIHRLKDHIEVNRLEFLPYHFLLATIGKPGYLKYQDTSTGQLVASHRTGLGSCATMAQNPLTAVIHLGHANGTVTLWTPNLSTPAVKMLAHRGPVSGIAINAHEGGREMVTSGLDGHVKVWDMRMLGKGPRREWVTRRPASDVAYSQRGLLGVGWGSHVSLYNTQAPLGNAPPGPYLSHNFPQLMPLQVRFCPYEDVLGVGHANGFSSLLVPGAGEPTFDSSEADPYESKTRRREREVRSLLDKIQPEMITVDPDVVGQLDTKASRADQPIVAARGGDRVPRAADGTPYARLTRAQRLQLDEAMEDEADDDLDGAYDRAAAPAKGVAKEKNKARGRNSAMKRYLRKKRQNVVDANTTALREKLQREKERARNARHGVQPVAKKPSALDVFSHVKGPRR